The following proteins are co-located in the Aurantiacibacter atlanticus genome:
- a CDS encoding methionyl-tRNA formyltransferase produces the protein MKCILLGAVGSTELAARRIAAAQGWSLELVVTLPPEASGRHSDFVDLDHVAQEAGAQILHTKNANAPDCLAAMRDVDADFIFVIGWSQICGPEFMQLTPDRIIGYHPAALPRLRGRAPLAWTILLDEKITAGSLFWLGKGADDGDLIDQHYFHVASDETARTLYDGHQMALHIMLDRTLAKLASGYLPRQPQDERYATWATKRTAADGLIDWHRPAADIERLVRAVGEPYPGAFSYSGKDKVTIWKASLIDGEKLYHAGTGQIVLHHDSGFVVKTADHLLKVDSWESESGKKPPLHSYLRDIP, from the coding sequence TTGAAGTGTATCCTGCTTGGCGCCGTAGGCAGCACAGAATTGGCCGCGCGGCGTATAGCAGCCGCGCAAGGCTGGTCGCTTGAACTGGTGGTGACGCTCCCGCCCGAAGCATCGGGGAGGCATTCCGATTTTGTAGATCTTGACCATGTCGCGCAAGAAGCAGGCGCGCAGATTTTGCATACGAAGAATGCCAATGCTCCTGATTGTCTTGCTGCGATGAGGGACGTGGATGCCGATTTCATATTCGTGATCGGCTGGTCGCAAATCTGCGGGCCTGAATTCATGCAGCTCACGCCAGACCGGATCATCGGCTACCATCCGGCCGCATTGCCAAGATTGCGCGGCAGGGCGCCGCTTGCATGGACCATTCTACTCGATGAAAAGATTACCGCCGGATCGCTGTTCTGGCTGGGCAAGGGTGCTGATGATGGCGATTTGATAGATCAGCATTATTTCCATGTCGCAAGTGATGAAACCGCACGTACGCTTTATGATGGGCACCAGATGGCGCTCCACATCATGCTCGACAGGACCCTGGCGAAGCTGGCCTCGGGGTATCTTCCGCGCCAACCGCAGGATGAACGCTATGCCACATGGGCGACAAAGCGCACCGCTGCGGACGGTCTTATCGACTGGCACCGCCCAGCCGCCGATATAGAGAGGCTGGTTCGTGCCGTGGGTGAACCCTATCCCGGCGCTTTCAGCTATTCCGGCAAGGACAAGGTGACTATCTGGAAGGCCAGCCTGATAGATGGCGAAAAATTGTATCATGCTGGCACCGGCCAGATTGTTCTGCATCACGACAGCGGTTTCGTGGTCAAGACCGCGGATCACCTCTTGAAGGTGGATAGTTGGGAGAGCGAGTCGGGCAAGAAGCCGCCGCTCCATTCATATTTGCGGGACATTCCTTGA